A region from the Lolium perenne isolate Kyuss_39 chromosome 4, Kyuss_2.0, whole genome shotgun sequence genome encodes:
- the LOC127292400 gene encoding uncharacterized protein, which yields MPFQLKTGHHGAMDGKPPPPTTTPAPSPAPPLPAAPPRVSRLRRLLVRVSASERVAAAGDAKEEKPAGAGDAEVGSVGLDRMVLSFMEESAAVAERPPRGRCNCFNGSNYEESDDEEDFFLPSGIPSKPAPAAAGETLDALKGLVQSASVAERNLLADASRIAERCGRTCKRKAECRRAVAEGLRALGYDAAVCKSRWEKTPSYPAGEHEYIDAVFADGARLILELDFRSEFDLARSTKAYRAALQALPPLFVGTADRLGQIVAVVAEAARQSLKKKGLHYPPWRKPEYMRAKWLSPHVRAGDGNDKAVAPLPTSAATAVSAASFSGEFELLFGMNQSGADSVMAPGGEKITVVVSPWRPTEEASRVPRAKVVTGLSAVL from the exons ATGCCGTTCCAGCTCAAGACGGGACACCACGGCGCCATGGACGggaagccgccgccgccgacgacgacgccCGCGCCTTCGCCTGCGCCGCCTCtgcccgccgcgccgccgcgggtCTCGCGGCTCCGGAGGCTGCTTGTGAGGGTCTCCGCCTCGGAGCGGGTCGCGGCTGCGGGGGATGCGAAGGAGGAGAAGCCGGCGGGCGCCGGGGACGCGGAGGTCGGGTCGGTGGGGCTCGACCGCATGGTGCTGAGCTTCATGGAGGAGTCCGCGGCCGTCGCCGAGCGCCCCCCGCGCGGGCGCTGCAACtgcttcaacggcagcaactacgaggagagcgacgacgaggaggacttcTTCCTCCCCTCCGGCATCCCCTCCAAGcctgcccccgccgccgccggcgagacCCTCGACGCGCTCAAG GGTCTGGTGCAGAGCGCGAGCGTGGCGGAGCGGAACCTTCTCGCCGACGCGTCCCGGATCGCGGAGCGCTGCGGCAGGACCTGCAAGCGCAAGGCGGAGTGCCGCCGCGCGGTGGCGGAGGGCCTCAGGGCCCTCGGCTACGACGCCGCCGTCTGCAAGTCGCGGTGGGAGAAGACCCCCTCCTACCCAGCTG GGGAGCACGAGTACATCGACGCGGTGTTCGCGGACGGCGCGAGGCTGATCCTGGAGCTGGATTTCCGTTCCGAGTTCGATCTGGCTCGCTCCACCAAGGCGTACCGCGCGGCGCTGCAGGCGCTGCCGCCGCTGTTCGTGGGCACGGCGGACCGGCTGGGGCAGATCGTGGCCGTCGTGGCGGAGGCGGCGAGGCAGAGCCTCAAGAAGAAGGGGCTGCACTACCCGCCGTGGCGCAAGCCCGAGTACATGCGCGCCAAGTGGCTGTCCCCGCACGTCCGCGCCGGTGACGGCAACGACAAGGCCGTCGCCCCGTTGCCCACCAGCGCCGCGACGGCGGTGTCGGCGGCGAGCTTCTCTGGGGAGTTCGAGCTGCTGTTCGGCATGAACCAGAGCGGGGCGGATTCCGTGATGGCCCCCGGCGGCGAGAAGATCACGGTGGTCGTGTCGCCGTGGCGCCCGACGGAGGAGGCGAGCAGGGTGCCCCGGGCGAAGGTCGTCACGGGCCTCTCCGCCGTCCTCTGA